A genomic region of Tamandua tetradactyla isolate mTamTet1 chromosome 2, mTamTet1.pri, whole genome shotgun sequence contains the following coding sequences:
- the TMEM39B gene encoding transmembrane protein 39B isoform X1 produces the protein MGGRRGPNRTSYCRNPLCEPGSSGGSGGGHTSSASVTSVRSRTRSSSGTGLSSPPLATQTVVPLQHCKIPELPVQASILFELQLFFCQLVALFVHYINIYKTVWWYPPSHPPSHTSLNFHLIDFNLLMVTTIVLGRRFIGSIVKEASQRGKVSLFRSVLLFLTRFTILTATGWSLCRSLIHLFRTYSFLNLLFLCYPFGMYIPFLQLNCDLRKTNLFSHMASVGPREAVSGLARSRDYLLTLRETWKQHTRQLYGPEAMPTHACCLSPSLIRSEVEILKMDFNWRMKEVLVSSMLSAYYVAFVPVWFVKNTHYYDKRWSCELFLLVSISTSVILMQHLLPASYCDLLHKAAAHLGCWQKVDPALCSNVLQHPWTEECMWPQGVLVKHSKNVYKAVGHYNVAIPSDVSHFRFHVCMGSPDLVSFTGPPRTPIQEAGFWSTPSSPCPPFPGQFFFSKPLRILNILLLLEGAVIVYQLYSLVSSEKWHQTISLALILFSNYYAFFKLLRDRLVLGKAYSYSASPQRDLDHRFS, from the exons ATGG GGGGACGAAGAGGTCCCAACAGGACGTCCTATTGTCGAAATCCACTCTGTGAGCCCGGATCGTCAGGGGGCTCTGGCGGGGGCCATACCTCCAGTGCCTCGGTCACCAGTGTCCGTTCCCGCACCAG GAGCAGTTCTGGGACGGGCCTCTCCAGCCCCCCACTGGCTACCCAGACGGTCGTGCCCCTCCAGCACTGCAAGATCCCTGAGCTGCCAGTCCAGGCCAGCATTCTATTTGAGTTGCAGCTCTTCTTCTGCCAGCTCGTAGCCCTCTTCGTCCACTACATCAACATCTACAAAACAGTGTGGTGGTATCCACCCTCCCACCCACCGTCCCACACCTCCCTG AACTTCCACCTGATCGACTTCAACTTGCTGATGGTGACCACCATTGTTCTGGGCCGCCGCTTCATTGGGTCCATTGTGAAGGAG GCATCTCAGAGGGGGAAGGTCTCCCTCTTTCGCTCCGTCCTCCTGTTCCTCACCCGCTTCACCATCCTCACGGCAACAGGCTGGAGTCTATGCCGCTCCCTCATCCACCTCTTCAGGACCTATTCCTTCCTGAACCTCCTGTTTCTCTGCTATCC GTTTGGGATGTACATTCCGTTCCTGCAGCTGAACTGTGACCTCCGCAAGACGAACCTTTTCAGTCACATGGCCTCTGTGGGGCCCCGGGAGGCAGTTAGTGGCCTGGCCCGGAGCCGGGATTACCTGCTGACGCTGCGGGAGACATGGAAGCAGCACACGCGGCAACTGTATGGCCCAGAGGCCATGCCTACCCATGCCTGCTGCCTGTCGCCCAGCCTCATCCGCAGTGAGGTAGAGATCCTCAAGATGGACTTCAACTGGCGCATGAAGGAAGTGCTTGTCAGCTCGATGCTGAGTGCCTATTATGTGGCCTTTGTACCTGTCTGGTTTGTGAAG AACACACATTATTATGACAAGCGATGGTCCTGCGAGCTCTTCCTGCTGGTTTCCATCAGCACCTCAGTGATCCTCATGCAGCATCTGCTGCCTGCCAGCTACTGTGACCTGCTGCACAAGGCTGCTGCTCACCTGGGCTGCTGGCAGAAGGTGGACCCGGCACTGTGTTCCAATGTGCTGCAGCACCC GTGGACTGAAGAATGCATGTGGCCACAGGGGGTGCTGGTGAAGCACAGCAAGAATGTCTACAAAGCAGTGGGCCACTACAACGTGGCCATACCCTCTGACGTCTCCCACTTCCGGTTCCAC GTTTGCATGGGGTCCCCAGATCTTGTCTCCTTTACTGGCCCACCCAGAACCCCCATTCAAGAGGCAGGTTTCTGGAGCACACCTTCCAGTCCATGCCCACCCTTTCCTGGGCAGTTCTTTTTCAGCAAACCCCTGCGGATCCTCAACATCCTCTTGCTGCTTGAGGGTGCCGTCATTGTCTACCAGCTGTACTCATTAGTGTCCTCCGAGAAGTGGCACCAGACCATCTCACTGGCACTCATACTCTTCAGCAACTACTATGCCTTCTTCAAGCTGCTGCGGGACCGCCTCGTGTTGGGCAAGGCATACTCATACTCGGCCAGCCCCCAGAGGGACTTGGACCATCGGTTCTCCTGA
- the TMEM39B gene encoding transmembrane protein 39B isoform X2 has protein sequence MGGRRGPNRTSYCRNPLCEPGSSGGSGGGHTSSASVTSVRSRTRSSSGTGLSSPPLATQTVVPLQHCKIPELPVQASILFELQLFFCQLVALFVHYINIYKTVWWYPPSHPPSHTSLNFHLIDFNLLMVTTIVLGRRFIGSIVKEASQRGKVSLFRSVLLFLTRFTILTATGWSLCRSLIHLFRTYSFLNLLFLCYPFGMYIPFLQLNCDLRKTNLFSHMASVGPREAVSGLARSRDYLLTLRETWKQHTRQLYGPEAMPTHACCLSPSLIRSEVEILKMDFNWRMKEVLVSSMLSAYYVAFVPVWFVKNTHYYDKRWSCELFLLVSISTSVILMQHLLPASYCDLLHKAAAHLGCWQKVDPALCSNVLQHPWTEECMWPQGVLVKHSKNVYKAVGHYNVAIPSDVSHFRFHFFFSKPLRILNILLLLEGAVIVYQLYSLVSSEKWHQTISLALILFSNYYAFFKLLRDRLVLGKAYSYSASPQRDLDHRFS, from the exons ATGG GGGGACGAAGAGGTCCCAACAGGACGTCCTATTGTCGAAATCCACTCTGTGAGCCCGGATCGTCAGGGGGCTCTGGCGGGGGCCATACCTCCAGTGCCTCGGTCACCAGTGTCCGTTCCCGCACCAG GAGCAGTTCTGGGACGGGCCTCTCCAGCCCCCCACTGGCTACCCAGACGGTCGTGCCCCTCCAGCACTGCAAGATCCCTGAGCTGCCAGTCCAGGCCAGCATTCTATTTGAGTTGCAGCTCTTCTTCTGCCAGCTCGTAGCCCTCTTCGTCCACTACATCAACATCTACAAAACAGTGTGGTGGTATCCACCCTCCCACCCACCGTCCCACACCTCCCTG AACTTCCACCTGATCGACTTCAACTTGCTGATGGTGACCACCATTGTTCTGGGCCGCCGCTTCATTGGGTCCATTGTGAAGGAG GCATCTCAGAGGGGGAAGGTCTCCCTCTTTCGCTCCGTCCTCCTGTTCCTCACCCGCTTCACCATCCTCACGGCAACAGGCTGGAGTCTATGCCGCTCCCTCATCCACCTCTTCAGGACCTATTCCTTCCTGAACCTCCTGTTTCTCTGCTATCC GTTTGGGATGTACATTCCGTTCCTGCAGCTGAACTGTGACCTCCGCAAGACGAACCTTTTCAGTCACATGGCCTCTGTGGGGCCCCGGGAGGCAGTTAGTGGCCTGGCCCGGAGCCGGGATTACCTGCTGACGCTGCGGGAGACATGGAAGCAGCACACGCGGCAACTGTATGGCCCAGAGGCCATGCCTACCCATGCCTGCTGCCTGTCGCCCAGCCTCATCCGCAGTGAGGTAGAGATCCTCAAGATGGACTTCAACTGGCGCATGAAGGAAGTGCTTGTCAGCTCGATGCTGAGTGCCTATTATGTGGCCTTTGTACCTGTCTGGTTTGTGAAG AACACACATTATTATGACAAGCGATGGTCCTGCGAGCTCTTCCTGCTGGTTTCCATCAGCACCTCAGTGATCCTCATGCAGCATCTGCTGCCTGCCAGCTACTGTGACCTGCTGCACAAGGCTGCTGCTCACCTGGGCTGCTGGCAGAAGGTGGACCCGGCACTGTGTTCCAATGTGCTGCAGCACCC GTGGACTGAAGAATGCATGTGGCCACAGGGGGTGCTGGTGAAGCACAGCAAGAATGTCTACAAAGCAGTGGGCCACTACAACGTGGCCATACCCTCTGACGTCTCCCACTTCCGGTTCCAC TTCTTTTTCAGCAAACCCCTGCGGATCCTCAACATCCTCTTGCTGCTTGAGGGTGCCGTCATTGTCTACCAGCTGTACTCATTAGTGTCCTCCGAGAAGTGGCACCAGACCATCTCACTGGCACTCATACTCTTCAGCAACTACTATGCCTTCTTCAAGCTGCTGCGGGACCGCCTCGTGTTGGGCAAGGCATACTCATACTCGGCCAGCCCCCAGAGGGACTTGGACCATCGGTTCTCCTGA
- the TMEM39B gene encoding transmembrane protein 39B isoform X3, whose amino-acid sequence MVTTIVLGRRFIGSIVKEASQRGKVSLFRSVLLFLTRFTILTATGWSLCRSLIHLFRTYSFLNLLFLCYPFGMYIPFLQLNCDLRKTNLFSHMASVGPREAVSGLARSRDYLLTLRETWKQHTRQLYGPEAMPTHACCLSPSLIRSEVEILKMDFNWRMKEVLVSSMLSAYYVAFVPVWFVKNTHYYDKRWSCELFLLVSISTSVILMQHLLPASYCDLLHKAAAHLGCWQKVDPALCSNVLQHPWTEECMWPQGVLVKHSKNVYKAVGHYNVAIPSDVSHFRFHVCMGSPDLVSFTGPPRTPIQEAGFWSTPSSPCPPFPGQFFFSKPLRILNILLLLEGAVIVYQLYSLVSSEKWHQTISLALILFSNYYAFFKLLRDRLVLGKAYSYSASPQRDLDHRFS is encoded by the exons ATGGTGACCACCATTGTTCTGGGCCGCCGCTTCATTGGGTCCATTGTGAAGGAG GCATCTCAGAGGGGGAAGGTCTCCCTCTTTCGCTCCGTCCTCCTGTTCCTCACCCGCTTCACCATCCTCACGGCAACAGGCTGGAGTCTATGCCGCTCCCTCATCCACCTCTTCAGGACCTATTCCTTCCTGAACCTCCTGTTTCTCTGCTATCC GTTTGGGATGTACATTCCGTTCCTGCAGCTGAACTGTGACCTCCGCAAGACGAACCTTTTCAGTCACATGGCCTCTGTGGGGCCCCGGGAGGCAGTTAGTGGCCTGGCCCGGAGCCGGGATTACCTGCTGACGCTGCGGGAGACATGGAAGCAGCACACGCGGCAACTGTATGGCCCAGAGGCCATGCCTACCCATGCCTGCTGCCTGTCGCCCAGCCTCATCCGCAGTGAGGTAGAGATCCTCAAGATGGACTTCAACTGGCGCATGAAGGAAGTGCTTGTCAGCTCGATGCTGAGTGCCTATTATGTGGCCTTTGTACCTGTCTGGTTTGTGAAG AACACACATTATTATGACAAGCGATGGTCCTGCGAGCTCTTCCTGCTGGTTTCCATCAGCACCTCAGTGATCCTCATGCAGCATCTGCTGCCTGCCAGCTACTGTGACCTGCTGCACAAGGCTGCTGCTCACCTGGGCTGCTGGCAGAAGGTGGACCCGGCACTGTGTTCCAATGTGCTGCAGCACCC GTGGACTGAAGAATGCATGTGGCCACAGGGGGTGCTGGTGAAGCACAGCAAGAATGTCTACAAAGCAGTGGGCCACTACAACGTGGCCATACCCTCTGACGTCTCCCACTTCCGGTTCCAC GTTTGCATGGGGTCCCCAGATCTTGTCTCCTTTACTGGCCCACCCAGAACCCCCATTCAAGAGGCAGGTTTCTGGAGCACACCTTCCAGTCCATGCCCACCCTTTCCTGGGCAGTTCTTTTTCAGCAAACCCCTGCGGATCCTCAACATCCTCTTGCTGCTTGAGGGTGCCGTCATTGTCTACCAGCTGTACTCATTAGTGTCCTCCGAGAAGTGGCACCAGACCATCTCACTGGCACTCATACTCTTCAGCAACTACTATGCCTTCTTCAAGCTGCTGCGGGACCGCCTCGTGTTGGGCAAGGCATACTCATACTCGGCCAGCCCCCAGAGGGACTTGGACCATCGGTTCTCCTGA